The following are from one region of the Methanobacterium veterum genome:
- the cfbA gene encoding sirohydrochlorin nickelochelatase → MHANLDSNDNEIGILLVGHGSSLPYGQEVLYKLAEEYRKNSDYPVEVGFMNIAKPSIAAAVDTLKKKHVEKIIIVPAFIAHGIHTKQDIEYVLRLREDKRPSKIHNFDESERIDFDGEIIYTEPFGADSRIVEILQEKVNNSIKPLEKA, encoded by the coding sequence ATGCATGCAAATCTAGATTCAAACGATAATGAAATAGGCATTTTACTTGTTGGACATGGAAGCAGTTTACCCTATGGGCAGGAAGTTCTCTATAAACTGGCAGAAGAATATAGAAAAAATTCAGATTACCCAGTTGAAGTAGGATTTATGAATATAGCAAAACCATCAATAGCTGCTGCAGTTGATACCCTTAAAAAAAAGCATGTGGAGAAAATAATCATTGTACCGGCATTTATAGCACATGGAATCCACACAAAGCAGGATATTGAATATGTCCTCCGCTTAAGGGAGGATAAACGACCATCAAAAATCCATAATTTTGATGAAAGTGAAAGAATTGATTTCGATGGTGAAATTATCTACACTGAACCATTTGGTGCTGATTCAAGGATCGTGGAAATACTCCAAGAAAAGGTGAATAACTCAATTAAACCACTTGAAAAAGCTTAA
- a CDS encoding heavy metal translocating P-type ATPase: MPDKEIISCQDDLCSENSAENKEKQDNCQIKEIEDHYSIAESSTHSKKESSCEESDNSCGCGCSEVSNENKENHKHDQHREHYDCDERSDHTKEKTDDSCSCGCEDTYENEHNTCEVESTHHACGCGCSEGLLEKRESLWTRKNLFVMITSAVLLPVGLYFNYFTGQEIVSEILFLAVIALSGYEIIKSGIMGLLKGNFSINLLMTIAVAVSFAIGSGAEGAVIIFLFYIAEFLENYAGNRARKSIESLLKLAPDTATIKINDKNIELNVNEVKVDDILVVRPGEKISLDGIVINGESTVDQAAITGESIPVNKTEGDNVFAATLNGEGYLEVKVTKKSDETVLSKIINLVRESQQKKSITESFIERFAKYYTPAVVLIAAAIATVPPFVFGQPLYTWIYRALVLLVISCPCAFLLSTPVAMVSGITASTRNGVLIKGSKYVEEMKNISTIVFDKTGTITEGKLEVTDVLTLNNYSKNEILQIAGSLESRSKHPLAEAVINYVEESNMDFKEVKDFKSITGNGVKGRIDGKMFYIGKKSLFKDNPEFPEELINKLQNDGKTIIILGNDDHILAVIGLMDRIRGLSKSTIAGLKERSIKTVMLTGDNEGTAKAVSTKIGIDKYYSGLLPEDKVKIIDELLNKGECVAMIGDGVNDAPALARANVGIAMGAAGSDVAIETADIALMQDDISKINYLIDLSRKTMSVVKQNVSAALLIQLALAALAVFGFVSLWVAVTFGDVGLTLAVILNALQIGIKNKNDAIYENEKHDLNIDYPNLKLKGQN, translated from the coding sequence ATGCCAGATAAAGAAATAATTTCCTGCCAAGATGACCTCTGCAGCGAAAACTCAGCTGAAAACAAAGAAAAACAGGATAATTGCCAAATAAAAGAAATAGAAGATCACTACAGCATTGCTGAAAGCTCAACTCACAGCAAAAAAGAATCAAGCTGTGAAGAATCAGATAATTCATGCGGCTGCGGCTGCAGCGAAGTTTCAAACGAGAATAAAGAGAACCATAAGCACGATCAACACAGAGAACACTACGATTGTGATGAACGCTCTGACCATACTAAAGAAAAAACAGATGATTCATGCAGCTGCGGCTGTGAAGACACATATGAAAACGAGCACAACACCTGTGAAGTAGAAAGTACACACCATGCATGCGGCTGCGGCTGCAGTGAAGGATTACTCGAAAAAAGAGAATCTTTATGGACCCGGAAAAATCTCTTTGTTATGATTACATCAGCTGTACTGCTACCTGTTGGGTTATACTTTAACTACTTTACAGGCCAGGAAATAGTATCTGAAATCCTGTTTCTGGCAGTTATAGCATTATCAGGTTATGAAATAATTAAAAGCGGAATTATGGGTCTTTTAAAAGGTAATTTCAGTATAAATCTTTTAATGACCATTGCAGTTGCAGTTTCATTTGCAATAGGATCCGGTGCAGAAGGAGCAGTTATAATATTCCTGTTCTATATCGCTGAATTTTTAGAAAATTATGCAGGAAACAGGGCACGAAAATCGATAGAAAGTCTCTTAAAACTAGCCCCAGATACAGCTACTATTAAAATAAATGATAAAAACATCGAATTAAATGTAAATGAAGTAAAAGTGGATGATATTCTTGTTGTAAGGCCTGGTGAGAAAATTTCATTGGATGGAATCGTGATCAATGGAGAATCCACAGTAGATCAGGCAGCAATTACTGGAGAAAGCATACCTGTCAATAAAACTGAAGGAGATAATGTTTTTGCAGCTACTTTAAATGGAGAAGGATATTTAGAAGTTAAAGTAACTAAAAAATCAGATGAAACAGTGCTTTCAAAGATTATAAATCTTGTAAGGGAGTCGCAGCAGAAAAAATCCATTACTGAATCTTTTATTGAAAGATTTGCAAAATATTATACTCCTGCAGTAGTGTTAATTGCAGCTGCAATAGCAACGGTGCCTCCGTTCGTATTTGGACAGCCATTATATACATGGATTTATAGAGCATTAGTTCTCCTGGTAATTTCATGTCCATGCGCATTTTTATTATCTACTCCTGTAGCTATGGTTTCAGGGATAACTGCAAGTACAAGAAATGGTGTACTGATTAAAGGTTCTAAATATGTCGAAGAAATGAAAAACATCAGTACCATAGTCTTCGATAAAACCGGTACCATTACAGAAGGAAAATTAGAAGTTACTGATGTTTTGACTCTGAATAATTACTCTAAAAATGAAATTCTTCAAATAGCAGGTTCACTGGAATCTAGATCTAAACATCCCCTTGCAGAAGCGGTTATAAACTATGTTGAAGAATCAAATATGGACTTTAAAGAAGTTAAAGACTTTAAATCAATTACTGGAAACGGTGTTAAAGGCCGTATAGATGGAAAAATGTTTTATATTGGTAAAAAAAGTCTCTTTAAAGATAATCCAGAGTTTCCTGAAGAATTAATAAACAAACTTCAAAATGATGGTAAAACCATTATAATTCTTGGAAATGATGATCACATACTTGCTGTAATAGGGTTAATGGATAGAATAAGAGGCCTTTCAAAAAGTACCATTGCCGGACTTAAAGAAAGAAGTATTAAAACTGTTATGCTTACTGGAGATAACGAAGGCACTGCAAAAGCAGTGTCAACCAAAATAGGAATTGATAAGTATTATAGTGGGCTTTTACCTGAAGATAAAGTTAAAATAATTGATGAACTGCTCAATAAAGGTGAATGTGTTGCAATGATTGGAGATGGTGTAAATGACGCCCCTGCACTTGCAAGGGCCAATGTAGGTATCGCCATGGGTGCTGCAGGATCAGATGTAGCCATAGAAACAGCAGATATAGCATTAATGCAGGATGACATCTCAAAAATCAATTATCTCATCGACTTAAGTAGAAAAACCATGTCTGTAGTTAAACAAAACGTTTCAGCAGCTCTTTTAATCCAATTGGCACTTGCAGCACTTGCAGTATTTGGGTTTGTATCTCTGTGGGTAGCAGTTACCTTTGGAGATGTGGGTTTAACACTTGCTGTTATATTGAATGCGCTGCAAATAGGAATTAAAAATAAGAATGACGCTATTTATGAAAATGAGAAACATGACCTCAACATAGATTACCCCAATCTTAAATTGAAAGGTCAGAATTGA
- a CDS encoding ArsR/SmtB family transcription factor — protein MEEKDTCEIVCVHEDKVKEIKSQMLEDELLFEVSDNFKIFGDSTRLKILYALSKKDLCVCDLAAVLDMSQSAISHQLRLLRSKNLVKFRREGKMAYYFLADDHVVSMIELGVEHTQEKL, from the coding sequence ATGGAAGAGAAAGATACATGTGAAATTGTATGCGTGCACGAAGATAAAGTTAAAGAAATAAAGTCCCAAATGCTTGAAGATGAACTTCTCTTTGAAGTTTCTGACAATTTCAAGATATTTGGAGATTCAACCCGACTTAAAATACTGTATGCATTATCTAAAAAGGATCTCTGCGTTTGTGACTTAGCCGCAGTACTTGATATGAGCCAATCAGCTATCTCTCATCAGCTTCGGCTTTTAAGAAGTAAAAACTTAGTTAAATTCAGAAGAGAAGGTAAAATGGCTTATTATTTCCTTGCAGATGACCATGTCGTTTCAATGATCGAGCTTGGAGTAGAACATACCCAAGAAAAGCTTTAA
- the feoB gene encoding ferrous iron transport protein B gives MEKIKIALAGNPNVGKSTLFNQMTGMKQHVGNWPGKTVEKKEGSFKYKGNEFDVIDLPGNYSLTAYSVEEIVSRDYIVDENPDVIVNIVDAANLERNLYLTVQMMELGANLVLALNMNKFADEKGFKINIDKLSQLLGIPVVKIEAVDKTGFNELMKTVMEVSKYPNDVSGRIEYGNEISEHVDQLEEIINKNISTINAPSSWTALKLLENDKEVVKKVENSQNGSKVISEVKKVQKHLNDVFGDDVDASVTDARYGFIAGLIQESVQKPKIDKVTRSDLIDRVVTNKYLGIPIFLIIMWLTFQITFTVGAPFQDLIDSGFGWLGDTISAYLGPGFVTSFLVDGIIGGVGGVAVFIPMIFLLFLILAILEDSGYLARAAFVMDKLMHKLVGLHGKSFIPMILGFGCCVPGIMATRTLENEKDRFLTMLIVPFMSCSARLPVYALIIAAFFSAYQGWVLFSIYMLGIVVAIIMASIFKKTLFKGMSAPFVMELPPYRRPTVKGALLHMWERGYLFIRKMGTIILALSIVIWVLSSLPVGVEYGSQASITGQVGTAIAPVFAPLGFGEWQASVAVIFGFLAKEVVVSTFGTIYGVGEDSAGEQASSEVSSDNATAEAAPADEEESPEENAGFISAIQKLFTPLSAYAFMAFVLLYIPCLAVLSAIRRETNSWKWPAFSAGYTLVVAYVVSFVIYQGGLLLGFG, from the coding sequence ATGGAAAAGATAAAAATAGCCCTGGCAGGAAATCCAAACGTTGGTAAAAGTACACTTTTTAACCAGATGACTGGTATGAAACAGCACGTTGGTAACTGGCCGGGCAAAACTGTAGAAAAAAAAGAAGGAAGCTTTAAATATAAAGGAAATGAATTTGATGTAATCGATCTTCCAGGAAATTACAGCCTTACCGCTTATTCCGTTGAAGAAATAGTTTCAAGAGATTATATTGTTGATGAAAATCCAGATGTAATTGTTAATATTGTTGATGCTGCTAATCTAGAAAGGAATCTATATTTAACTGTGCAAATGATGGAACTTGGAGCCAATTTAGTGCTTGCACTCAATATGAACAAGTTTGCAGATGAAAAAGGCTTTAAAATAAACATTGATAAATTATCCCAACTTTTAGGGATACCTGTTGTTAAAATTGAAGCTGTTGATAAAACAGGGTTTAATGAATTAATGAAAACAGTAATGGAAGTTTCAAAATACCCTAACGATGTTTCAGGCAGAATAGAATACGGAAATGAAATTTCTGAACATGTAGATCAGCTCGAAGAAATTATAAATAAAAATATTTCAACAATAAATGCTCCTTCAAGCTGGACAGCTCTTAAACTACTCGAAAATGATAAAGAAGTTGTAAAAAAAGTTGAAAATTCTCAAAACGGGTCAAAAGTCATATCCGAGGTAAAGAAAGTTCAAAAACATTTAAATGATGTTTTTGGAGATGATGTTGACGCATCAGTTACCGATGCTCGATATGGTTTTATAGCAGGACTTATTCAGGAATCAGTGCAGAAACCAAAGATAGACAAGGTAACAAGATCTGATTTAATTGACCGCGTTGTAACCAATAAATATCTGGGAATACCCATATTCCTAATTATAATGTGGCTCACATTCCAGATAACCTTCACTGTAGGTGCACCATTCCAGGATCTTATCGATTCAGGGTTTGGTTGGCTTGGAGACACTATAAGTGCATATTTAGGCCCTGGATTTGTAACATCATTCCTTGTTGATGGAATAATAGGTGGTGTAGGCGGTGTAGCTGTATTTATACCTATGATCTTCCTGCTGTTTCTGATACTTGCTATACTGGAGGACAGTGGTTATCTGGCAAGAGCTGCATTTGTAATGGACAAATTAATGCATAAACTGGTTGGTCTGCATGGAAAATCATTTATACCAATGATACTTGGTTTTGGGTGCTGTGTACCCGGTATAATGGCCACAAGGACACTTGAAAATGAGAAAGATAGATTTTTAACCATGTTAATCGTTCCATTCATGTCCTGCAGTGCAAGGCTACCTGTTTACGCCCTTATTATAGCTGCGTTTTTCTCTGCATACCAAGGATGGGTCTTGTTCTCAATTTACATGCTGGGAATAGTAGTAGCAATCATAATGGCATCTATATTTAAGAAAACATTATTTAAAGGGATGTCAGCGCCTTTTGTTATGGAACTTCCACCATACAGACGGCCAACTGTTAAAGGTGCTCTACTCCACATGTGGGAGAGAGGATATCTTTTCATAAGAAAAATGGGTACAATTATCCTTGCCCTATCCATCGTCATATGGGTACTCAGCAGTTTACCTGTGGGGGTCGAATATGGTTCACAGGCAAGTATAACCGGACAGGTAGGGACTGCTATAGCCCCAGTATTCGCACCTCTCGGTTTTGGTGAATGGCAAGCTTCCGTTGCAGTAATATTTGGTTTCCTTGCTAAGGAGGTGGTTGTAAGTACTTTTGGTACCATTTACGGAGTTGGTGAAGATTCAGCAGGTGAACAGGCATCAAGTGAAGTATCCAGTGATAACGCAACAGCTGAAGCGGCACCTGCAGACGAAGAAGAATCACCCGAAGAAAATGCAGGGTTTATATCAGCCATACAAAAACTATTCACTCCCCTCTCAGCTTATGCATTCATGGCATTTGTACTGCTGTACATACCTTGTCTAGCTGTGCTATCTGCAATAAGAAGAGAGACCAATTCATGGAAATGGCCAGCTTTCTCTGCAGGGTATACTCTGGTGGTTGCATATGTGGTTTCATTTGTCATATACCAGGGAGGATTACTGCTGGGATTCGGTTGA
- a CDS encoding FeoA family protein yields the protein MITTLNELKTGESGIIVSYNGKGELRKHLMEMGFVRGSNIEVKRIAPLGDPMEVKIKGYSISLRKEEAVNIEIEVT from the coding sequence ATGATAACAACATTGAATGAACTTAAAACAGGAGAATCAGGAATTATTGTATCTTACAACGGAAAAGGTGAACTTCGAAAACACCTTATGGAAATGGGATTTGTAAGAGGGTCCAATATTGAAGTAAAAAGAATAGCACCCTTAGGAGATCCCATGGAAGTGAAAATTAAAGGATACTCCATATCTTTAAGAAAAGAAGAGGCAGTAAATATCGAAATCGAAGTAACATGA
- a CDS encoding class I SAM-dependent methyltransferase, producing MEQKLTGVPETLLVPLWARATETKHENPIIKDEKAVEIMAKIEYDFSKFKNQEPTQISVAVRTELLDKAAKTFIDKYPTATIINIGCGLDTRFLRTDNGKICWYDLDLPEVITIREQFFNESERHKMIAKSVFDYSWIDDIKAKGPVLIIAEGIFMYLTEQEVEEIMDKLAHAFKGAEMLLETTPASLVKQNQEHDLIKDQYKIEARLQWGIKKGKDIEKLNSHIEFIEDWHYFDYHKNRWRIIRWLSLIPTFKDRFGNRIVHLKFI from the coding sequence ATGGAACAAAAATTAACGGGCGTACCTGAAACATTACTGGTTCCCTTGTGGGCCAGGGCAACTGAAACAAAACATGAAAATCCAATTATTAAAGATGAAAAAGCTGTCGAAATAATGGCAAAGATCGAATATGACTTTTCCAAATTTAAGAATCAAGAGCCAACACAGATCAGTGTTGCCGTTCGAACTGAACTCTTAGATAAAGCAGCGAAGACTTTTATTGACAAATATCCTACTGCCACTATTATCAATATTGGATGCGGCCTTGACACCCGCTTTTTAAGGACAGATAACGGCAAAATTTGCTGGTATGACCTGGATTTACCTGAAGTAATCACTATTAGGGAGCAGTTCTTCAATGAGAGTGAAAGACATAAAATGATAGCCAAATCTGTCTTTGATTATTCATGGATAGATGATATCAAAGCAAAAGGACCTGTTCTAATAATTGCAGAAGGAATATTCATGTATCTCACAGAACAGGAAGTTGAAGAGATAATGGATAAATTAGCCCATGCATTTAAGGGAGCTGAAATGCTCCTTGAGACCACGCCTGCATCACTGGTAAAACAAAACCAAGAACATGATCTTATCAAGGATCAGTACAAAATAGAAGCTCGTCTTCAGTGGGGAATCAAAAAAGGAAAAGATATTGAGAAATTAAACTCCCATATTGAATTTATTGAAGACTGGCATTACTTCGATTACCATAAAAACAGGTGGAGGATAATACGCTGGCTGTCATTAATTCCAACCTTTAAAGATAGGTTTGGTAACCGGATTGTCCATTTGAAATTCATTTAA
- a CDS encoding NAD(P)/FAD-dependent oxidoreductase, whose protein sequence is MGEIQILGAGPAGLSAAINLARSGYNVDIFEKSSDVGSRFHEDFQGLENWSDKEDVLKLFKDMNINLNFKYNPFLELKIFNESKIWNFKCKRPAFYLVKRGSKEETLDTALKNQALDLGVNVHFNEIIPENEADIIATGPIKDKIYAAAKGITFKTFSQNMAVGLVNNNAALTGYSYLLIAGGHGCMATVLFNNFNNMDSYFKQTKKIFNNKFDLNLKETCNMGGIGSFSYENVFKRGKSLYVGEAAGLQDFLWGFGIKSAVTSGYLAAKSIINGKDYQKCAERFFEDKLKAGMVNRYLWERFCFLDYSFIVNRIHRSKDPLKFLNYFYNVNFIHKMIYPFAHRYLKKKYEILSI, encoded by the coding sequence ATGGGAGAGATACAAATTTTAGGTGCAGGCCCTGCTGGATTATCTGCAGCTATAAATCTTGCCCGATCTGGTTATAATGTAGATATTTTTGAAAAGAGCAGTGATGTGGGCTCAAGATTTCATGAGGACTTTCAGGGACTTGAAAACTGGTCTGATAAAGAAGATGTACTTAAATTATTTAAGGATATGAACATTAATCTTAATTTCAAATATAATCCCTTTTTAGAACTTAAAATTTTCAATGAATCTAAAATATGGAATTTTAAATGTAAAAGGCCCGCATTTTATCTTGTTAAGAGGGGATCAAAAGAAGAAACTTTAGATACTGCTTTAAAAAATCAAGCTTTGGATCTGGGAGTAAATGTTCATTTTAACGAGATAATCCCTGAAAATGAAGCTGATATTATTGCAACAGGCCCTATAAAAGATAAAATTTATGCTGCAGCAAAGGGAATTACCTTTAAAACGTTCTCTCAAAATATGGCCGTTGGCCTTGTTAACAATAATGCAGCTTTAACTGGTTATTCTTACCTTTTAATTGCAGGTGGACATGGCTGCATGGCTACTGTCTTATTCAATAATTTTAACAACATGGATTCTTATTTTAAACAAACAAAAAAGATTTTTAATAATAAGTTTGACTTGAATTTGAAAGAAACATGTAATATGGGCGGTATAGGTAGTTTTTCATATGAAAATGTTTTTAAACGAGGTAAAAGTTTATATGTGGGCGAAGCCGCGGGTCTGCAGGACTTTTTATGGGGCTTTGGGATTAAAAGCGCTGTGACATCAGGATACCTTGCTGCAAAAAGTATAATCAATGGAAAAGATTACCAGAAATGTGCAGAAAGATTTTTTGAGGATAAATTAAAAGCAGGTATGGTTAACCGTTATTTATGGGAACGATTCTGTTTTTTAGATTATTCTTTTATTGTAAACAGAATTCATAGGTCAAAAGATCCCCTTAAATTCCTTAATTATTTTTACAATGTCAATTTTATTCATAAAATGATTTATCCATTTGCTCACAGATATTTAAAGAAAAAATATGAGATTTTAAGTATTTAA
- the ade gene encoding adenine deaminase — MIRGNLVNPFTEEIYPAEIEVRSGMVECVKQIEGKFNQYILPGFIDAHIHIESSMLTPSRFAEAVVPHGTTSVVSDPHEIANVLGIPGIKYMIEDASTVPLNVFFTAPSCVPATPFETSGAVISSKEIDELLKYDEMVALGEMMNFPGVLSDDPEVTAKIAAAKNHGKPVDGHAPLLSGNDLCKYIAAGISTDHECTLKKEVIEKRKLGMKVMLRQGSSAKNLADLICAGGDFIISDDKHPEDLLKGHVNLMLKEAVELGEDPVKAVKMVTINPAAHYGLNTGLIAPGKSADMVVVDDLVNFNVKEVYIDGNIVAREGKALFSVNPPALESTFKISSKKPADFEISSHEGEEKVRVIDVREGQLLTGESEAVLTVASGKIGPDVKNDILKIAVLERYGHNKMANAFVHGFGLKKGAIASSVAHDSHNIIAVGTNSQDMVDAVNSLVKNNGGLVTASNGCIHSLKLPIGGLMSMKSAEDVAFKLEVLHNALDDMGCKLDSPFMTMSFLALLVIPKLKISDMGLFDVEKFDFVDVVK, encoded by the coding sequence ATGATCAGAGGCAATTTAGTTAACCCGTTTACTGAAGAGATCTATCCTGCAGAAATAGAAGTACGTAGTGGGATGGTAGAATGCGTGAAGCAAATTGAAGGTAAATTTAACCAGTACATTTTACCTGGATTTATTGATGCACATATACATATTGAAAGTTCAATGCTTACGCCTTCAAGGTTTGCAGAAGCAGTTGTACCACACGGAACAACGTCAGTTGTATCAGATCCCCATGAAATTGCCAATGTTCTGGGAATCCCTGGAATAAAGTATATGATTGAGGATGCATCGACTGTTCCACTTAATGTGTTTTTTACAGCCCCATCATGTGTTCCTGCAACGCCGTTTGAAACTTCGGGTGCTGTAATTAGCTCAAAAGAGATTGACGAACTCCTTAAATATGATGAAATGGTTGCACTTGGAGAAATGATGAATTTTCCAGGAGTTTTGTCGGATGATCCTGAAGTTACGGCCAAAATTGCCGCCGCGAAAAATCATGGAAAGCCTGTAGATGGGCATGCGCCTCTTTTAAGTGGAAATGACCTCTGTAAGTATATTGCAGCAGGAATTTCAACTGATCATGAATGCACATTGAAAAAGGAAGTAATTGAAAAAAGAAAACTTGGAATGAAGGTGATGCTCCGACAGGGCTCGTCTGCAAAAAATTTGGCGGATTTAATATGCGCTGGTGGAGATTTCATAATATCTGATGATAAACATCCTGAAGATCTCTTAAAAGGGCATGTTAATTTAATGCTGAAGGAAGCTGTTGAACTGGGAGAAGATCCTGTTAAAGCAGTTAAGATGGTAACTATTAATCCTGCAGCTCATTATGGCTTAAATACTGGATTAATTGCTCCTGGAAAATCTGCAGATATGGTCGTAGTTGATGATCTTGTAAATTTCAATGTAAAAGAAGTTTATATTGATGGAAATATTGTTGCACGTGAAGGAAAAGCGTTGTTTTCAGTTAATCCTCCTGCACTTGAAAGTACATTTAAAATAAGTTCTAAAAAACCTGCAGATTTTGAAATTTCATCTCATGAAGGAGAAGAAAAAGTAAGGGTAATTGATGTACGTGAGGGGCAGCTGCTTACTGGAGAATCTGAAGCAGTATTAACTGTTGCCAGTGGTAAAATAGGGCCGGATGTAAAAAATGATATTTTAAAAATAGCAGTTCTTGAAAGATACGGCCATAACAAAATGGCAAATGCATTTGTCCATGGATTTGGACTTAAAAAGGGAGCAATTGCATCAAGTGTGGCCCATGATTCACATAATATCATTGCAGTTGGAACAAACAGTCAGGATATGGTAGATGCTGTTAACAGTCTTGTTAAAAATAACGGCGGACTTGTAACTGCATCTAATGGGTGTATACATTCCTTAAAACTCCCAATCGGTGGTTTAATGAGTATGAAATCTGCTGAAGATGTGGCCTTTAAACTTGAAGTTTTACACAATGCTCTGGATGATATGGGCTGTAAACTGGATTCACCCTTTATGACCATGTCATTTTTAGCCCTTCTAGTAATTCCTAAACTAAAAATAAGTGATATGGGACTATTTGATGTAGAAAAGTTTGATTTTGTGGATGTTGTAAAGTGA
- a CDS encoding MBL fold metallo-hydrolase, with translation MKVIPLAFESMGVRSMATFVETDQKILIDPGTSIAPKRFGYPPWKTEFDALHENRARIEEYAEKADIITISHYHHDHYTPFELGKFLDSSPKIAEKLYQGKKLFIKHPTSKINKSQQKRASDFLKNLKDLDCEVSYADGKSFEIGDTSIKFSNPLPHGSQGSKLGYVLAVTIMWDGKTFMHASDVQGPIYGESKNFILEEKPDMLILSGPPIYLAGYAVERKDIEKARINLIEIAEKIPKVVLDHHLLRSTRYTNFVNSVEKESGGEIMVASQIVGKEPDLLEARRKQFYRT, from the coding sequence ATGAAAGTTATACCGCTTGCTTTTGAAAGTATGGGCGTAAGGTCCATGGCTACATTTGTTGAAACCGACCAGAAAATACTTATTGATCCTGGGACATCTATAGCGCCTAAAAGGTTTGGATATCCTCCATGGAAGACCGAATTTGATGCATTGCACGAAAACAGAGCTAGAATTGAAGAATATGCAGAAAAAGCAGATATTATCACTATAAGCCATTACCACCATGACCACTACACTCCATTTGAACTTGGAAAATTTCTGGATTCTTCACCGAAAATTGCAGAAAAGCTGTATCAAGGAAAAAAATTGTTCATTAAACACCCCACTTCCAAAATCAACAAAAGCCAGCAAAAACGAGCTTCTGATTTTTTAAAGAATTTAAAGGATTTAGACTGTGAAGTATCATATGCCGATGGTAAATCATTTGAAATTGGAGATACATCTATTAAATTTTCAAATCCTCTTCCCCATGGATCGCAGGGGAGTAAATTAGGTTATGTACTTGCGGTAACCATCATGTGGGATGGAAAAACTTTTATGCATGCATCTGATGTTCAAGGCCCCATTTATGGCGAATCAAAGAATTTTATTCTCGAAGAAAAACCGGATATGCTGATATTAAGCGGCCCTCCTATTTATCTTGCAGGATATGCCGTTGAGAGAAAAGATATCGAAAAAGCTCGAATCAATTTAATTGAAATAGCGGAAAAAATACCTAAAGTGGTATTGGACCATCACCTTTTAAGGAGTACGAGATATACCAATTTTGTAAATTCAGTAGAGAAGGAATCTGGTGGTGAAATAATGGTAGCATCTCAAATCGTAGGTAAAGAACCTGATTTGTTAGAGGCAAGACGGAAACAATTTTATAGAACTTAA